The Oscillospiraceae bacterium genome has a segment encoding these proteins:
- a CDS encoding peptidoglycan DD-metalloendopeptidase family protein — MQSKSKIWLRRLFCLLCSLVLVLTAGVSSAFVAEAKSRSELESEKSKIQSRINSTQSKLNSLSKQKKDTQEYINTLQEKISLLQDKISNLESDKNALQSEIDATQAKIEKTAADIEETQRQIDQKQKEFDATYAEYCQRLRAMYISGSASTLEVLLTCSDLSSLLTRSEMIKSVSQQDSATLDSLMKKMEEIEAQKQKLEEKRNQLNADKKSLESDKAALQKNINDISSTKADLDSEAAECNAQMRKLSKQSSEYQEAIETDQKQLQQVQNDIRAAIAAAGSHGSGSISGSHGSGNGRLRYPTDSRSISAGYPNYSSGRYHGGIDFPVSTGSNVYAAASGTVILVKYLNYSYGRYLIIDHGDGLSTLYAHNSQILVSVGEKVSAGQVVAKSGSTGNSTGPHCHFEVRVNGSQVNPLSYL, encoded by the coding sequence GTGCAGTCTAAATCCAAAATTTGGTTGCGGCGGCTGTTTTGCCTGCTTTGCAGTCTTGTGTTGGTGCTGACCGCCGGGGTAAGTTCCGCCTTTGTGGCAGAGGCTAAGTCCCGCTCGGAGCTGGAGAGCGAAAAAAGCAAAATTCAGTCCCGAATCAACAGCACCCAAAGCAAGCTGAACAGCTTGTCCAAGCAAAAGAAAGATACGCAGGAATATATCAACACCCTGCAGGAAAAAATAAGCCTGTTGCAGGACAAGATCTCCAATTTGGAGAGCGACAAGAACGCCCTGCAATCGGAGATTGACGCCACCCAGGCGAAGATTGAAAAAACCGCTGCGGATATTGAGGAGACCCAGCGTCAAATTGACCAAAAGCAAAAGGAATTTGACGCTACATACGCTGAGTATTGTCAGCGGCTGCGGGCTATGTATATCAGCGGCAGTGCCTCCACTCTGGAAGTGCTGCTCACCTGCTCTGACCTGTCCAGTCTTTTGACCCGGTCGGAGATGATCAAGTCCGTCTCCCAGCAGGACAGTGCCACCTTGGACAGCCTGATGAAGAAGATGGAGGAGATCGAGGCGCAAAAGCAGAAGCTGGAGGAAAAACGCAACCAGCTGAATGCGGACAAAAAGAGCCTGGAGTCGGACAAAGCCGCTCTTCAGAAGAATATTAACGATATTTCTTCCACCAAGGCGGATCTGGACAGCGAGGCCGCAGAGTGCAATGCCCAAATGCGCAAGCTCTCCAAGCAGAGCTCCGAGTACCAGGAAGCCATTGAGACGGATCAAAAGCAGTTGCAGCAGGTGCAAAATGATATCAGAGCCGCCATTGCCGCCGCCGGTTCTCACGGCTCCGGCAGCATCAGCGGTTCTCACGGCTCCGGCAACGGTCGGTTGCGCTATCCTACGGACAGTCGCTCCATTTCTGCCGGGTATCCCAACTACTCCAGCGGTCGTTACCACGGGGGTATTGACTTCCCGGTATCCACCGGCTCCAATGTGTATGCAGCCGCCAGCGGCACGGTGATTTTGGTTAAGTACCTGAATTACAGCTACGGTCGGTATTTGATCATTGACCACGGGGACGGCCTGTCCACCCTGTATGCCCATAACAGCCAAATTTTGGTGAGCGTGGGCGAGAAGGTCAGTGCCGGTCAGGTGGTGGCCAAGAGCGGCTCCACCGGCAACTCTACCGGCCCCCACTGCCACTTTGAAGTGCGCGTCAACGGCTCCCAAGTGAACCCGCTGAGTTATCTGTAA